The genomic interval TTTAGcagaataaaaagatttttacatTCTTCAATGATGCTTCTTTTGGAATAAGCTAGATTTCAAAtaaggtatttgttttttaaaataatatcttttctggagatatttttccttaattgagcagaaatttctgttttctgtttattcttcatatatcatatttttttagCACTTTCTATTTCCTATTCGTTATATATGTCATTTAGCTATATATTTAactatatgttatattatatattgcTATATATTTACTCTATACTTGCTATGTATTTCATTTAACTataaatgcacatatacacatacacatacacgtacacatacacatatatatacatattcctatacatctacatctacatctacatctacatctacatatacatatacatcctATTGGGTCAATGTCCTAAACCGTATTTTGCTGGTAATACAACAGAGGCTCATTGAATTTAAACAATTTAATCATGATGACTCAGTCAGTGAGAAAGCATGGATTAAAAACTAGATTTATGTGAATTAAAACACCCTACTCTAGCTAAGAGGGCATTTGACTTCATGAAAATAGTAATAGAAGCTAAATCAGTTTCATTTCTTCTGGTTGTAGTTTAGATTTTatgaaaatttctaaataaaaatatggaaactcAAGGACAATAGTAAGTTTGTTGAAGGAAGGAACTTTTGTTGTTCATTCAGAAATTAAATACAGCAATGGAACAAAGAATTATAatgcaatatttattatttccactTGGATTTAACTTTTCAGGTATCTTACGCATTATGAATATATTATCTGTATGCCTTTTTAGCATTTGATATTAAGTATTGATATTTAGAAAAAACTAAATCAGAACCTTGTGATACAGATTTTTTGGTCCTATTTATTTGGTCTTATGATCTCATGTTTTACTGAAAATATATACAGGGAAAAACACTTCATGTTCAgaagttaattttatatttcaaccACAGTGCTTTTATATAGTAAATAATTCATATGTCTAagatagtaaaaagaaaagatgtgCTGGAATTTGGCTGTCAAAGGGAGCTACTAGCAGTCAGAGATGATCAGTAAGTGAAGTAGGAGATAGAGGTTGACCAGTGTATGGCTAGTGTATAAGAGAAGAGGCTGACATCACTTTAATGACTTTATTTAAGATCGGAGCTCCATTCCATCTCACAAAACTATAATTCCATGTGCACTATAAAGTCTTTTACATAGGAGAATGTTTTAAATGAGCCAAGCTGAACTTGTGGTGGGTAAAGGAATTCATTCAATTCTATTTCTAAATTAGAATGAACTTTAtgaatttaaattgaaatttacTTGACTAACATTGTATCTTTAAGATGTTTAattcattataaatattattttttatcatatttcatatgatcctcacaacaatcctataaactagttattttttaaattttaaattgtttattattgtgctgggtaggggtacattgtggcatccacaaaagttcttacaatatatcagatgtatcatccttgaattcaccccctccaccattctcctttattcctcccctcTATTCCTGGTctaatctcatttttccatttgcatgcacgtgtatgcagtatttgcactatattcaccctcccacaccctttcctcatctcctcccccctcccactgggacCAATCCCCCAAACTAAGTAATATTAATATCTCATATTTGAATGTAGAAGACTTGTTATGCATTGACAGTGTGGGTAATTATTTCACATTCttctaaaatagaaaaagtaaaagtttTAGTCAGTCCAGCTATCATAAAACTCATCACAAATGGCATAAAATGACTGGATAGTGTCACTGCCCACAAGCCCTTTGCCCATCCACATTTTTATATCACACTGAAgctaaaaaaatagaacaaatttaAACAACCTCAATTTTGCTATACATTGCATGCTCCAAACAAACTATTTTGTAAGGTATGCTGCTAAGAAACCCTCAAtttgttttagcatttttttcaatAGGAAAACCAGGAAACAAGAGTTGACCAAGGCTTTCCACAGGCTTCTCAATAAtccatttattttctcagatATGTCTCAGCTATGAAGTGTGAGTTGAAGAGAAATTATTTAGAGAATCCGACAGAGTTTGTTCTGGTCGGATTCAGGACATCTCCAGAAGTACAGattgtcttatttttaatgttcttgaTGATCTATCTGATCACTGTTTTGGGAAATATCAGCATGTTAATTGTCATTAAAATTGACTCCAGACTTCATACacctatgtatttctttcttcaaaatttgtCCTATTTAGATATTTGCTACTCTACAGTCATTGCACCCAAAACTCTGGCTACTTTCTtgtccaaggaaaagaaaatttcttacaatggGTGTGCAACgcagttctttttctttgctctttttgttggGACTGAAGTTTTCCTTCTGGCTGTGATGGCATATGACCGCTTCTCAGCCATTTGCTCACCTTTCCTCTATGCTATGCGTATGTCTCAGCAGGCTTGTGCTCATTTGGTTGTTGGCTCTTACATCTGTGGATGTATCAATTCCATGATACAAACAGGTTTCACCTTCAGTTTGCATTTCTGTGGAGAAAACAGACTGGaccactttttctgtgatatCCCAGCCCTGCTCAAGATCTCCTGTGTTGACACCTTTGTGAATGAGATTGTGTTGTTCATTCTCTCTGCttttatcatcatcaccaccactactGTCATTCTGGTTTCTTATGGGTGTATCCTCTCCACTGTCCTAAAGATCCCCTCCACCAAGGGCAGAAGTAAGACTTTCTTCACTTGCAGCTCTCTCATCACAGTGGTGAGTTTACTCTATGGAACTGTGTTTTTCATGTATGCTCAACCTGGGGCCATCTCCTCACCAGGGAAAAGCAAGATTATTAGCTGTGTTCTACACACTTATCATCCCTATGTTGAATCCTCTAATCTATAGCTTAAGAAATAGGGAGGTGAAAAATGCTTTGAAGAAAACATTGTTGAGAAAAATACCTTCTCATTGACTTTCAGCCACACATAAAATTGTAGAATCAACTAAAATTAATGTTATCAGTAATTTATTGTGAAATAGTtcaatgaaagacctctacaagttTTGGAGATTaaagcttattttaatttttatcatccataaaactttaaaaaatgaatttaaaaataaatctacattTCTTAATATTTCTACTCTAAAATAATAGTGTGGAATCTAGGCATAGCATAGTTTCAAAATGGCAACTAAAATGAAGTACTACCAAATTATGCACAAGTCCACATATAAACTTATGAGtaggatatatatgtgtatgtatgactATGTCCATGTTCATCCATCTGTTGGGAAGAGGAACGAGACAGAGATGTCACTGAAATTCTGGGTTCTTTGATCAGCAACATGTTTGCCATTGTCCAATCTTTGCAAATGAGAATTAGAAGAGCTATGGCAATGTAAATTATTGACTTTACCAAATAATTACACAAAAGAATTGTAGAAAATATTGTATCAGTGACATTGTTATATCACACAAATATTAATGATTTCatcaagaagcaaaaataaataaatgaatgcatgtgATATAATTGCAAAACTATCTTTTCATAGAGGTCTTGATAAATGTTTGATAATTGGCATTACTCAtgcttatttaattaatttctaagTTCATCTATCATTTTCATGGCATATAtagcttgaaaaaaatccttatttttccctagatttaaaaattatggtcATAGAGTtccacagcatttttaaaataatttaatcctgcccacttctgttttctatttctattttttatttctttttaaagcatttttaacatatattagttgtacaggaggtttctttgtgacatttccatgtatacttaAAGTGTACCTTGATTAGATTCATTcttaccatcattctccctcattctctcCCCCTCTGCTTCAAATGATTTCAACAGacttcactgttctattttcatgcaagtgTATATAGTATATTGagatattcaccctccttcatcctctctattCACCCACACCACACTAATACTCAACTGCTAAGACCTGCTTTACATCcctgactttcattttttaagtatatatttattattatcttaACAATTTCATGCTATTTTTATCCTTTGATTAAACTTTCCAAGATTTTGACTTCATATCATGAGAATTTTGAGTTTTACATCTCaaaattcaattaaattttacatttaaaacattttgtggTGTGATGTTTAGTTATTTCATAGGTcttgttatgttttattttgtttaagtgGACTGAAAATTGTAACACAAAACATTGCAgctaaaataatacatatattaaatgtttactatagtatctacatatatatattctgcatatataCATACGCCTACAATGTAAttgtttcaatttattttcccaAGATCTTCTGTTTCTAAACTCATATGTCAAATACTTAGttactttatttcactttttatgttAATGAATTATGTTTAAAACCTTTACATAGTTTTCAATGtaattcattcttattttcattgTCTTATGAATAATTGTGCTATAATTTTTTAGCATTTTCTCTCACACAGGGATTATTTAGATGTGGTTTCCTATATAACATAGTCGATTTATTTAGATACTCtcttttattgttaatttctacttttatcaTAAGTTCAGATAATttaatcttgaaaaatatttgggataaattatttttatatcaggTAAACATTGATAGTTTAATATTAAAATGCAGAGTCACATTCACCATATTTctgattaaaaaattaagaacattATCTCAGAATTTGTGGACAGAGTATTTGataattttaatgcaattttatGAGAAGCAAAAACAGTAAATTTAGAATATAATTAAATTCATTAACCTAATAAAACATATGTACTAACTGAATGAACACACATTCTAGATgggtaaatattaataattatttcttttaaattaagaaaaagatgaGACTGAATGTagtgaaatattatgtactcatgtataaaaatggaaaaatgagacatgttgaaactattccaggagttggGGAGGGAGTTATcaagaagaatgatagagggggtgaatttaactaggatatattgaaagaacttatgtaaatatcacactttacccccagtacaacaatgttAAAAAGTTAATACAAttaacaaaaaagacaaagtacCCAATATTCCCAATGTATTTCAACATTGTATCAGACATATCACAAGTTCAGTATGATAATAGGTAGAAACAAGTTATAAAAGGGATCAAATGTGGAATTAAACCTTCATTTTCATGATCATTTAAAGAAGAGTTTATGAAGATGTATGGGTTACTTTACAAAATCAATTGGATATATGTAAAATAGCAGTAGCACAGCACAATATTACATTTAAAAGATTATACCATTTTCAAGTGTATcagaaattacaaaatatttaggaataatttaACAAAACATGCTTAAGGCCCCTATGTGGTAAATCATAAGATTATGTAGATCATGTGACAATATATTATTCAATATtacaaagtacatcaatcatgaaaaataagtttatatatgaatacagtaaaattaagaacttttacCCATCAAAGGAtgctttatagaaaataaaattacaaaatacaagATGAAAgatgacaatgaaaaaaataaaactgaattcacaaGTGGTCTGCAGGTTCAATTTTGCATTGCATTTGTAATAAGTGAAAACAATTTGAGAAAGTATTTATCATTACCTTCTGTAAAGAATACTTTATGTCTTAGGGACCAGCAACTCCTCTCCTAAATATCCAAATGACAACCTTGTACATGTACTGGAGGAGATAAGCATTAGAACTTTTGTAAGAGCATAATTGATGCAATTAAAAGGCAGGCATAAATTAAACTCTCATCAATAGGATTGTTGATCAGTAAAAATGTTGCATTTTTGTAATCGCATATTATGAgacaaataaaatacacacaatgGGTATGAGTCTAAGCATTAATAGAATAGGGAAAAAAGTAAAGCCTCAAAaattggtagagatgaaccattgtgggttgcaatacacatgtgcatggaagcaacactaggaatttctctctatagctatctttatctcaagctagcaaaaacactttcttTCTTATCACCTCTTATGTCTTCtattcaataaaatcagagaacaagagggtggaacaggttctgcccagaagggtAGGAGgacaggagtggggagaggggaaaaggtggtccaaacaatgtatacacatgtaagtaaatgtaaaaatgaaaaaaaattatatagtgAATAATCTTTATATAAACTAAAGCTCACTTATACAGActttgttagttttttgttttgaatgtttaattgttgttttgccttttttagtGTTCCTTTTCTATTATAGGAACTCTTTCAAAGAACCACATTCCATTCTATCATCTGTATCCTTAACCTTTTCTGGACTGTGAGcatttttcagattttccttgtttttaatgaccttgacagttttgagaaATATTAGTTATTGCAGAATGACTGCTATTggaatttgatattttttatggTTAGACTGGGGCTGTAGTTGGGGAGGGAAGACAATTTAGTGAGATATCCTTCTCAGTGCACCAAATCAAGGCCCAAACTATCAATGTAACTTATCCCCAATTATGTTAACCTTTCTCACTTGGCTGAGGTAGTGCTTATCAGCCTTATCTTCCATGGAATTATTTTCCCCCTCTTCATATTGTACTCTTTGGATGCCAGTCACTAAGTACAATTCCACTTAGGGGATGGGGAATTTGTTCCACTCCTTGAGAGAGAGCACATACATAAATTATGTGGGCTTCTGTGTGGTATATACCTTCAAATGGGGTAAAAACACTAAAATAACAATTCCTAGGAGTACATATGTATGCAATCAAACTATGTAAAGTAACAGTAACTTAGTGATTAGGAAGGGAACCATAATGTTGGGAGGAGACAAGTGTATAGGATACAGGATTAGATATCAGTTAGAGTTAATGTGCACATGTGGTTCAAGATGATAGTGTAGCATGAAATGAGGATTATCAACTTTTTATCCATAGTTGAAAtccaaatttattaaattataataaagtgTCATGATTTTCCCAAGAAATCTACCCAATAGATTGTTTTtacttctgcttttttgtttgcaTCTTTTTACTTTAACCTTTTTTAACCCTCTTTATTTCAATGTTTATtcattactttagttatttttcttcccaCATGACTTCTTTTGGATAGTTTTTAATTGTGGTCAGTTTCTTCCTAGTGAGGTCTTTTTTTGGTGgatattttttcaattaatattCCATGAATATTTGcaactaaaaaattaaatttctgataTTATTCACATTTACTTAATAGCTATTAATGTTCAACATATATGTTTATTAGAAATTTATAAACCTACTTTGATAACATATATATCCCAGTTGTTTAATTAAATTTCATTGTATCATTCACTTTTTTACTTATTGAGACTTTTAAATCCTGGATGAGGAAACTTAATTAAGATATGttacttgcaaatattttatctgaatattttgtttagttttgattattttaataatgtcTTCCAAAGATAAGAAGCtcctatttttaaagtttaatttatccTTTTTCATATATTGATCACTGTATTATATTTTATCTAAGAAATTCTTGCTTAAGTCAGAATCACAAACATGTTCTGTGGTGTTTGCAgggagttttataattttaggttttgcatgaattttaaatttgatgaattttaaatttgactTCATATATGGTTAGAGATGTGAATGCATTTGTATTTTCACAGATAGATATTCAATTTTTTCAGCACTATTTGTTGGAaaggttatctttttttttccccacagaatTGCTTTTGTGCTCTGTGGATCACTTAACCATGTAAGTGTGAATATAcatatttctattctttcttctcttgtgcAACCTGGTCATCCTAATGTCAATTCCATACTGTCTTAATTGCTGTAGCATAAAATTTGTCTTGGAATTAGCAGCTTGAGGCATTCaagtttattcttctttatgaattGTTTTGGCCATCCtaaaatctttccattttttgtggCAAActtcaatttctacaaaaaaaatgtttgctgagaTAATTGAATTGAATCTACAGATAATTTGGGTAGAATTGATTTCTCTCCAATATTGAGCCTTCCTGTGAATGAATAAGGTACTCTCCATTTATCTATGTGTTCTCTAATTTTTATCAACAATGTTGCTactcttttccttttgtctttaatTATTTTAGAGTAGCTTTAGATTCACAGCAAAGTTGAGAGGAAGGCACAGGGATTTCCAATATAACCTAACCTCCCATTCCTACGCATAGCTTCTCCATTATCAACATctcttccagagtggttacaaTTAAACAGCATGCACTGGAACATGATTATTATTTAAAGTCTTTAGTTTaaattagggttcactcttggtgcTGCATAATCTGTAGGCAAATATGAGATTACATATGTCTATCATTATAGTATTGTACAAAGTAATTTCATTGTCCTAAAATCCTCTGTGCTTTCTCTAGTCATCATTCTTTTTACCTTAACTCCTGTAAATCACTTCCCATTTTACTGTCTCTGTGGTTTCAACTTTTCCAGAATATTGAGTGCTTGGGATCATAGAGAAGGCAGCCTTTCCAGATAGGCTTCTTTCATATAGTAATATGCATGTAAGTTACTTTCATGTCCCTTCATGACTTGATAGTACATTTATTTTGagaactgaataatattccactgtgtaggTGTGTCAACAATTCTTTATCCATCCACTTATTGGGTGCTCTAAGTTtaacaattatgaataaagctgctgaaAATATTCATGGACAGGTTTTTGTGTGTCCATTATTTTTCAACATCTTTGGATAAATACAAAAGAGTAGAACTGCTGGGTCTTAcactaaaaagtaaatttaatttagtgagaccctgccaAACTGGTTTTTACTaaagtggctgtgccattttgcaACATACCTATACCTACAGTGAATAGGCAGGCCTTTTGAATTTGGGCAACTCTAATAGCTATGTAAAGATGTCtccttgttattttaatttgaatttccctgcTTCATCTTGTCATATGCTTATTTGTCATTTGCTTATGGTTGTCTTTGGTGAGGTGTTTTATAAGCTCTTTGACCCATTTTTTAACTGAGTTTTACCTTATTGTTGATTTTTGagaattctttgtatgctttgaTAAATTGTAAATTTTTGCAATGGCCAGCTTACTTGCTGGATAGTTTACTTTGCTTGTTGTTTAAACTGCCATTTTTTCCCCTATTTGTCTACCTGTTGGAGGCTCCAAGGTTAATTCCCTTTGCTTTTCATTAGACCAGGCAGTTTTCTACCCCTTTTCTCCTACCATGAGAGCAGTAAACTTGACAGCCAAGGCATACAGCTTCAGAGAAGTGGTGCCAGACACCTAGAGAATCAAGGCTTGTGGCCCTGGTGAACATGTATCTTATCATATAGTCAAGCTGAGTTCCCGAATGCTCCTTTAAAAGGTGGACactttctctcagaagtgggatgaCAGTACTTTGAGAGGctgactctccctgtcctcctctttgtCTGAGGAGTAAtaaaccttcttttcttttcctaaaaccCCAGCTCCTGTTATTTCTaaattgtgaattggcattgaggccaggTGACTAGTTTTCTGGTAACAAAATTGATGACCCAAAATTGGGACCCTCATGTTGTCTTCATTCCTAGGAGTGTTAGGAGGCTCCCTGAGTAAAACTCTGACTGTATTTCAGCAGAGATGATGGTGGGTGAGGCTGGGGGACAACTCAGGGAGGATTCCCAGCAGCTGCTGGGGTACAATTAACTCTAGAGAACTCCCATTGTCTTCTCCAAGAACAACAAATAGGACCTCTGACTGTTTGAATGAcatctgaagaaaagaaaaggtatctGTAAAAAGTTACCATGCCTTGGCCAAAACGTGGGTAAGTTTCCAGACTCCACCTGTCTGGGAATCTCCTGCTGGGATCTTCATCTGGTCTCTCAAAAGGGGGAATTTGTGGGCAACATATTTAGGGCAGGAATCTCAGGGTGAAAGAGAATAGGGAATGTGGAGATCCTTCTCCATCTGATTTTGAGGGGAGTTGTCCCCATCTGACCTTTCTTTTGTTAAGATCCTCATTTGGTTTGTGGAGATGTTGTGCCTCCTTTCTGGCTTCTGTTAAATAACTCTGTCAGTTGGTCTTGGCTCTGGGGGAGAAAATTTCCATCtggttgcttgtttgtttgctggTACTTGTTTGTTCTGTTTGATATGGGAAATGCAACATCTATTTCATCTGAAAGACCTTTGGAAAAATCTTGTGGGGCCCACTGGGAACAATGGGAAGCAAGAAGGTTTTTTTCTGCCTGTAGATTAGACCACAGGTCAGACAATGTGTGGGTCTACAAGTCTGAATAGAGCACTACAGAACTTTCAGAAGGAAGACTGGAAAAGGAGGGGAGCTAGAAAGTGTGGGAGAGCTCAGGATGGAAGAGGCAGAAGAACCTGGGGTGTAAGTCCCAGGTCTTGAGCATCCTACAATTCATGCCCACCAGAAGTAGTGCAGAGCTTTGCAATgcctccccttctccccacctctgACTGTTACCCCTTCACAGCCCAAGATAGAGGAGATGTAGCAGTaccataacataaatcagccccatgacatcttaggaatgcaGAAGCCCCCATGACCTGGGAGAAGTGGAGGAATCCACTAggccagaggaccaggaggtacAGGAATGGATGCATAGGATTCCACGCATGCCAGGAATGGACCTATAGGATTCCACTatgaactgttctttaggttagaGGGGAAGCCATATAAATCCCTACTCCAGAGCTTGGGGGGTAGGGAGGGCACCCTGTTTCCAGACCCTGCTGTGCATTTCTCCACTCAGCCTTTCTCAATCAATAAAATTTCTTATCCCGTAACTCTGGTGCTCCAGCCCTTATGTCTTTCATTGAACCCTTCCTCCAGTGAGTTCTCTTTGAACTGGATGCCTTCACTAACTGGAGACATTATAAGTACTTGGGTTTTAAGTCTGGCAGGGTTACATGTGGTCGGGGCCATACTGGTGGGGTATCTGCAACCCCGTAGGCCTTTTCAGCTTTTCCCTCTGTCTTGGTCACAGACAGCAGAAGGGACAAAATAGAGGGGAGAGGACATTCTCCCTGGGGAGAGATTTCCTTATTGGGACACCGATAAATAGGAATGCCTCCTCCATTGTAGACCACATGTGCTTTTTCCAGATAAGAACTTCCTCCTCTCGAGTTCTGGAGGGGTCTCCCCTTGCCTGCCTGCTAAAATGCTGAGAGGACATCTATCCTGACAACCTTTGCAAAAGGGTTTTGATTATCTTTTGCACTCAGGCCTGGTTCCAATATCCCCTTGGAGATCAAGAAAAATGGCCTGAGTGTGTGACTCTTAACTACAACACAGTTCTCCAGTTAGACTTGTTTTGCAAGAGGGAGGGCAAATGGACAGAAATCCCCTATGTGCAgctgttctttttccttaaagaacatcCCCAATGAGTGAAACAGTGTAAGGGAGGTACTCAAACCCTGACCATGGTTTGTAAAATCATATCTAAAGATTGGAATACCTCTAAGACACTCCCAGTTGTCCCTAAGAAAGCCACTTCCCTCCCTCCGCCCAAGGGGAGTGAGGAGAGTGGCTGCCTAACCCCTGCAGCTCCCTTACCTCCTTACTTGGTGGCCATCAGCTACTACCTCCTCTAGTCAGTTCCTGTGGGGAGAGGTGGCCACCTGGAAAGAATTGATGCTCCCTTCAGGTTAAGCAAAGGGATTTGGGCAGACTTACTGATGACCCAGACTggtacattcaagcctttattacTGTTATCCAGACTTTTGAACAGGCTTGGATAGATGTCATTGCTGCTCCTCCATCAAACCCTCACTTCCCTGGAGCAGCAAAGAGTCCTTGATCAGGCCACTAAGGCAGGCAATGATTATCACCTACAAAAGTCCTCTGTTAAGACCACACTCCAAGAAGGGGAAGCAGAGTCCCAAGTGGGGCCCAAGTGATTCCCAGGTTGGATCCTGGATGGAATCCCCAAAGTGAGGCTGACAAAGGGGCTAGATACCATTTCATTCCACCACTGAAGGAAGAACTATCTTggccagaggaccaggaggtacAGGAGGTCTGTGTACACCAAAAATGGACCTATAGGATTCCACTGTGAACTGttctttatgttatatatatatatttccaactCCAGTGCTGGGGGGGTCACCTGCTTTCCAGACTCccatgtgtgtctctgtgtgcctGTCTCTATCAGTAAAGTTTCTTGCCTGCCTGTAACTCTGGTGCTCCAGACTCTTATTCTTAAGAGTGTTTTGAGAGCAAGAACCCTTTAGTGTGTCCTTGGATTCCCCCATGACATCTTGTGCCTGTGACAGAGGGAAATAACTCCCTACATGTCTGCTGTAACCAACCCAGGCAGCTTGCACAGTAGGCCCAACTCTGTAAGTGTCTGCCTCCTTTAGGAGCCCAGCCACTAATTTTGCTTTCAGAATGAATGAGGCTGACAGATGCAAACTCTTTATACCTCTGTTATGCCCTCAGGGGAAGGTGAGAAATAAAGGGCTAACTTAAGACCCTCCAGGTCATGAGTCAGGGAAAGACATGAAGGAGAAACAAACATAGGAAATTTAAGGAGATCTACTATCGTctgcaaaagaataaagaacCCTGAGTCCATCATGTTATCCCCTAGGAAGAGTTGAAATTAGTCTATGGCTAAAGGTCTGAAAGTAcccaaattaatataattattgctTGTGTGTTGTTTTTAATGCAATAATCTGTCAAGGATTGGGCAAAATCTTCCTTTGCCCCTGGAATTCCAGCATACAACTGACGGTCTTTAATGGCCATTTTTCAAATTTGTCTTTCCTTAAGAAGTAAAAGTGCATGCTTACATTGACAATTTTGGCATGCCTTAAATTAAAACATCTCTGTGACTATGTGTGCAAatatctttaggatggttcttaaactgGTATTAAAAGGCAATATGTAAAAGATATTGACTCTTCCATTAACTTGATCTGTAGTCTGTTATCTTGATGAGATATGCCTAAAATGCAGGCATCAGTGATTACCTCACAGTCTCAGACTAGGAAAAAAAGGGCCATTTTAAATTCAAGTGGCAGTGTGCAGCAGGGATCTTGAAATTTggggattttgaaaaaaaatgaccttAACCTGATTCTTTCTGACATAAATGAGATTTGAGATTTAATTATCTTTTATAACATAttggtctattaacaaatgtgttttctgcAAATTGTTTTTgtacagggaaaacaaaatgtaatgtgCTGATGATGTTAAAGGAGAACTTTATTTTCTGTCCATAACAACAaggttgtttttaaaatattattctgttcttgataatatttgaaaaaagtggCTTAAAggaaagctttttgttttatcaagataactgtcagggacttttggtgctacaggttggTGAAAGAATTTGCCAAGACAAGCAA from Castor canadensis chromosome 8, mCasCan1.hap1v2, whole genome shotgun sequence carries:
- the LOC109677993 gene encoding olfactory receptor 9S13-like; translated protein: MKCELKRNYLENPTEFVLVGFRTSPEVQIVLFLMFLMIYLITVLGNISMLIVIKIDSRLHTPMYFFLQNLSYLDICYSTVIAPKTLATFLSKEKKISYNGCATQFFFFALFVGTEVFLLAVMAYDRFSAICSPFLYAMRMSQQACAHLVVGSYICGCINSMIQTGFTFSLHFCGENRLDHFFCDIPALLKISCVDTFVNEIVLFILSAFIIITTTTVILVSYGCILSTVLKIPSTKGRSKTFFTCSSLITVVSLLYGTVFFMYAQPGAISSPGKSKIISCVLHTYHPYVESSNL